A single window of Larimichthys crocea isolate SSNF chromosome XII, L_crocea_2.0, whole genome shotgun sequence DNA harbors:
- the LOC104940299 gene encoding charged multivesicular body protein 6, translating into MGNVFGRKSRPSRVTEQDKAILQLKQQRDKLKLYQKKITLQLEKERLLAKQLLKDGKKEKALLLLKKKRYQDQLLDKTESQISNLERMVQDIEFMQIEMKVIEGLKVGNDCLKSMHEIMSVEDVERILDETQESIEYQRQIDEMLAGALTQEDEDAVLAELEAITQGDDVALPEVPTEPIPEVPEAVKAEPERREAKNKPDREMLAV; encoded by the exons ATGGGCAACGTTTTTGGGAGAAAGAGTCGACCTTCCCGTGTGACGGAGCAAGACAAAGCCATCTTG caactgaagcagcagagagataaGCTGAAGCTGTACCAAAAGAAAATCACCCTgcagctggagaaagagagactgctGGCGAAGCAGCTGCTGAAAGATGGCAAGAAGGA AAAAGCACTGCTGCTTCTTAAGAAAAAGCGATATCAGGATCAGCTACTAGACAAGACGGAAAGTCAGATTTCAAACCTGGAGCGCATG GTTCAAGATATCGAGTTCATGCAAATTGAGATGAAAGTCATCGAGGGGCTCAAAGTTGGCAACGATTGTCTGAAGAGTATGCATGAG ATCATGTCGGTTGAAGATGTGGAGAGGATCCTGGATGAGACCCAGGAGTCGATTGAATATCAAAGG CAAATAGATGAAATGCTGGCCGGAGCTCTGACGCAGGAGGACGAGGATGCTGTTTTAGCAGAGCTGGAAGCTATCACTCAG GGAGACGATGTAGCACTTCCAGAGGTCCCCACTGAGCCAATACCGGAAGTTCCAGAGGCAGTTAAAGCTGAACCAG AGAGGAGAGAAGCAAAGAACAAACCAGACCGGGAGATGTTGGCAGTTTAA